In Dehalococcoidia bacterium, the following are encoded in one genomic region:
- a CDS encoding cupin domain-containing protein, which yields MEEQSVNLIEAVEYQRDAVVSRTLLDKKAGTVTLFAFDAGQGLSEHTAPFDALVQVLDGEAEVTISGKAITVKQGEMVVMPAGKPHALRAIKRFKMLLVMIKA from the coding sequence ATGGAAGAACAGTCGGTTAATCTGATAGAGGCTGTCGAATACCAGCGGGATGCGGTGGTCAGCCGGACCCTGCTCGATAAAAAAGCGGGCACGGTTACTCTGTTTGCTTTCGATGCCGGGCAGGGATTAAGCGAGCACACGGCTCCCTTCGATGCGCTGGTACAGGTGCTCGACGGAGAAGCCGAAGTGACCATCTCAGGCAAGGCCATCACCGTCAAGCAGGGGGAAATGGTGGTCATGCCTGCGGGAAAGCCGCATGCCCTCCGCGCCATCAAACGTTTCAAGATGCTGCTGGTGATGATAAAAGCATAG
- a CDS encoding zinc-binding protein, producing MDDRLQPSLKEGRSSLSYQDRTLACVDCKADFTFTAAEQEFYAKKGFTNDPKRCPTCRAAKKQRLGVQETGGQRQMFPAVCATCGKDTQVPFEPRNGRPIYCSDCYTKSKS from the coding sequence ATGGATGACAGACTTCAGCCGAGTTTGAAAGAAGGGAGGTCATCCTTGAGCTATCAGGACAGAACCCTCGCGTGCGTAGACTGCAAAGCCGATTTCACATTTACCGCCGCCGAGCAGGAATTCTATGCCAAAAAAGGCTTTACCAACGACCCCAAGCGCTGCCCGACCTGCCGCGCTGCTAAGAAACAGCGGCTGGGCGTGCAGGAAACCGGCGGTCAGCGGCAGATGTTCCCGGCAGTCTGCGCCACCTGCGGCAAGGACACCCAGGTACCGTTCGAACCAAGGAACGGACGTCCGATTTACTGCAGCGACTGCTACACCAAGAGCAAGAGCTAA
- a CDS encoding GrpB family protein, translating into MRKVEVVPYDPAWPRSFEAETKLLADILGAELVSIHHIGSTSVPGLQAKPIIDMLAEVCNIEALDGLNERMTSVGYTPMGEYGIAGRRYFFKGSLDSHTYHLHAFAEGHPEVARHLLFRDYLRSHPQEARRYASLKESLATKFPGDTEAYAQGKDAFIKEIDRKAAAWSLSGGCSSTSA; encoded by the coding sequence ATGCGTAAAGTCGAAGTCGTCCCCTACGACCCTGCCTGGCCCCGCTCATTTGAAGCCGAGACCAAACTCCTTGCCGATATTCTAGGAGCAGAATTGGTGAGCATACACCACATCGGCAGCACTTCGGTACCCGGCCTCCAGGCCAAACCCATCATCGATATGCTGGCCGAGGTGTGCAATATTGAGGCTCTCGATGGTCTGAATGAGAGGATGACTTCAGTGGGGTACACACCAATGGGTGAATACGGTATTGCAGGGCGTCGCTATTTCTTCAAAGGCTCACTGGACTCACACACGTACCACCTACATGCCTTCGCGGAGGGACACCCGGAGGTTGCCCGCCACCTGCTTTTCCGCGACTATCTCCGCTCACACCCGCAAGAAGCGAGGCGGTACGCCAGTTTGAAGGAGTCGCTAGCGACGAAGTTCCCGGGCGACACCGAGGCTTACGCGCAAGGCAAAGACGCTTTTATCAAAGAGATAGACCGCAAGGCGGCTGCATGGTCTCTGTCCGGCGGGTGTTCTTCAACCAGCGCGTAG
- a CDS encoding NrdH-redoxin yields the protein MFGKSEHKVTIYTTPNCSVCRKAKEYLAGKGIAFEEIDVAADRRAADEMVQKSGQMGVPVIIADGVMLVGFNQFKLDVALKIKK from the coding sequence ATGTTCGGCAAATCAGAACACAAAGTCACCATTTATACCACGCCCAATTGCTCCGTTTGCCGCAAGGCCAAGGAATACCTGGCAGGAAAAGGCATCGCTTTCGAAGAGATAGACGTGGCCGCGGACAGGAGGGCGGCTGATGAAATGGTGCAGAAATCCGGCCAGATGGGCGTACCTGTCATCATCGCGGACGGTGTAATGCTGGTGGGTTTCAACCAGTTCAAACTGGACGTGGCGCTCAAGATAAAGAAATAG
- a CDS encoding prephenate dehydrogenase, translating into MKIAIVGGAGKMGKWMARFLLAEKIEVILIGSNEERLSAARKELHVEGTTDLGAVSQADLIIISVPIATFESIVKELSRFVKKGQTVIDVTSVKTMPVEVMHRYLAGCLVLGTHPVFGPGAEGLTGHNVVLTPTSDSEKALAEQAKSFLEKRGANVKLMTPAEHDRLMAVVLGLAHYIAIVSGDTLLNLDNLADMKLASGVTFRVLMTLVASVLNEDPSLYASIQTNLPELPAIEAEFINKASQWAELVKQKDSPEFIRRMAELHNKLEQITSGDGKAYRDMYRIAEGR; encoded by the coding sequence GTGAAAATAGCCATTGTCGGCGGAGCGGGCAAAATGGGGAAATGGATGGCTCGTTTCCTGCTGGCCGAAAAGATAGAGGTTATCCTCATCGGTAGCAATGAGGAAAGGCTGTCCGCCGCCCGCAAAGAACTCCATGTCGAGGGTACGACAGACCTGGGAGCGGTGAGCCAGGCCGACCTCATCATTATTTCTGTCCCCATCGCCACCTTCGAGTCAATTGTAAAGGAGCTAAGCCGCTTCGTAAAGAAGGGCCAGACAGTTATCGACGTCACATCGGTCAAGACCATGCCTGTCGAAGTCATGCACAGGTATCTCGCGGGCTGCCTGGTGCTGGGCACTCACCCCGTCTTCGGCCCCGGCGCCGAGGGACTCACCGGGCATAACGTCGTGCTCACTCCTACCAGCGATTCAGAAAAAGCGCTGGCGGAACAGGCTAAAAGCTTCCTGGAGAAAAGGGGCGCAAACGTGAAACTGATGACGCCCGCCGAACACGACCGTCTGATGGCCGTCGTGCTGGGGCTGGCGCATTACATCGCCATAGTGTCAGGCGATACGCTGCTCAACCTGGATAACCTGGCGGATATGAAGCTTGCCAGCGGCGTCACCTTCAGGGTGCTGATGACGCTGGTGGCCAGCGTGCTAAACGAAGACCCGTCGCTCTATGCTTCAATACAGACCAACCTGCCCGAGCTGCCCGCCATCGAGGCGGAGTTTATCAATAAAGCCTCGCAATGGGCTGAACTGGTGAAGCAAAAGGACAGCCCGGAGTTTATCCGCCGTATGGCCGAACTGCATAACAAGCTGGAACAAATCACTTCCGGGGATGGAAAGGCATATCGCGATATGTACCGCATAGCAGAAGGGCGTTAA
- the pheA gene encoding prephenate dehydratase: protein MSLEYLRRSVDDVDARLVRLLAERLKLSSEIGKEKTRLGKSLTDASREAVVMERIRKLAADEGIDASAVESVYRRIIAASKGVQGISVAFQGEPGAYSQQAAFNFFGAAIETKPCETLEDVFSAVERGEAGFAVVPVENSLEGSISKTYDLLLESPLKVCGELNLRVSHCLIASPGASLAQIKSVYSHPQALGQCQAFLKHLGCHTIPTLDTAGSVKMIKEKKLLDAAAVASSRSASIYDMRILASGIEDTTNNFTRFFVLSGEDSPPTGNDKTSLVFSVKDRPGSLFDFLRELADRKINLTKIESRPTRRKPWEYNFYLDFEGHRLDKGVAEVLKALEAHVIFLKVLGSYPKAATETGEQS from the coding sequence ATGAGCCTTGAATATTTACGCCGCTCTGTAGATGACGTAGATGCCCGCCTGGTCAGGTTGCTGGCAGAAAGGCTTAAGCTTTCCAGCGAAATTGGGAAGGAGAAGACCAGGTTGGGGAAGTCCTTGACCGACGCGTCGCGTGAAGCCGTCGTCATGGAACGCATCCGCAAACTGGCAGCGGACGAGGGTATCGATGCAAGCGCTGTCGAGAGTGTTTACCGCCGCATAATAGCCGCTTCTAAAGGCGTCCAGGGTATCAGTGTGGCCTTCCAGGGCGAACCCGGTGCCTACAGCCAGCAGGCAGCCTTCAACTTCTTCGGCGCGGCTATTGAGACAAAACCCTGCGAGACGCTGGAGGATGTTTTCAGCGCAGTAGAGCGTGGCGAAGCCGGCTTCGCCGTGGTGCCCGTGGAAAATTCTCTGGAAGGCAGTATCAGCAAGACCTACGACCTGCTGCTCGAATCGCCGCTCAAGGTGTGCGGCGAACTCAACCTGCGCGTCTCGCACTGCCTTATCGCCAGCCCGGGAGCCAGTCTGGCCCAGATAAAGAGCGTCTATTCCCATCCGCAGGCGCTGGGACAGTGCCAGGCATTCTTAAAACATCTCGGCTGCCATACTATCCCAACACTGGACACGGCGGGCAGCGTGAAAATGATAAAGGAAAAGAAGCTCCTTGATGCGGCGGCGGTCGCCAGCTCGCGTTCAGCCTCTATTTATGACATGCGCATACTCGCCAGCGGCATTGAGGACACCACTAATAACTTCACGCGATTTTTCGTGCTGTCGGGAGAGGACTCGCCGCCCACCGGTAACGACAAGACCTCGCTCGTGTTCTCGGTCAAGGACCGCCCGGGTTCGCTTTTCGACTTCCTGCGCGAACTGGCGGACAGAAAGATAAACCTGACCAAAATTGAATCGCGCCCCACCCGCCGCAAGCCATGGGAGTATAACTTCTACCTCGATTTCGAGGGGCACCGCCTGGATAAAGGCGTTGCGGAGGTGCTTAAAGCGCTCGAGGCGCACGTCATCTTCCTCAAGGTGCTCGGCTCTTATCCTAAAGCCGCCACCGAGACAGGAGAGCAGTCGTGA
- a CDS encoding chorismate synthase yields the protein MSNSLGKLFSVTSFGESHGELVGVVIDGCPAGLALSEADLQPDLDRRKPGMSSVSSPRQEEDKGVILSGVFSGRTTGAPLCLAVWNEDKDSSAYEKTRFVPRPGHADYTAYVKYGGYADYRGGGRFSGRITSGLVMAGAVAKKLLATLRIEVLAHTTEIGGIKAIARDYDEIRKNAPGSAVHCSNLQTAEVMVQTIEKARQSGDSLGGIIEVIALGVPAGLGEPVFDTLEGELSKAFFAIPAVKGVEFGAGFSVSHLKGSENNDPFTVRKGRVLTTSNRAGGALGGISTGMPVVARIAVKPTPSISQPQRSVDLQTMSVTELAISGRHDPCIVPRAVVVTEAAMAVVLCDLAMRAGKLPGVLA from the coding sequence ATGTCAAACAGCCTGGGTAAATTATTCAGTGTTACCAGCTTCGGCGAAAGCCACGGCGAACTCGTCGGTGTTGTCATCGACGGCTGCCCGGCCGGCCTGGCGCTCTCCGAAGCCGACTTGCAGCCTGACCTGGACCGGCGCAAGCCCGGGATGAGCTCCGTATCTTCACCGCGGCAGGAGGAGGACAAAGGCGTCATCCTGTCGGGTGTATTTAGCGGCAGGACGACCGGAGCGCCCCTGTGCCTGGCGGTCTGGAACGAGGATAAAGACTCGAGTGCCTATGAGAAAACGCGTTTCGTGCCACGCCCCGGCCACGCCGATTATACGGCTTATGTCAAATACGGCGGTTATGCCGACTACCGCGGCGGAGGGCGTTTTTCCGGGCGCATCACTTCCGGGCTGGTCATGGCAGGAGCGGTGGCCAAAAAGCTGCTGGCGACACTGCGCATCGAGGTACTGGCGCACACTACTGAGATAGGCGGTATCAAAGCCATCGCCCGCGATTACGACGAGATACGCAAGAACGCCCCCGGGAGTGCCGTGCACTGCTCCAACCTTCAGACGGCGGAGGTGATGGTGCAGACCATCGAGAAGGCAAGGCAATCAGGAGACAGCCTGGGAGGTATTATCGAGGTCATTGCGCTGGGAGTCCCGGCAGGACTGGGCGAACCTGTTTTTGACACGCTCGAGGGAGAGCTTTCCAAAGCCTTCTTTGCCATACCGGCCGTCAAGGGAGTAGAGTTCGGCGCCGGCTTTTCAGTGTCGCACCTCAAGGGCTCGGAGAACAATGACCCATTCACCGTTAGAAAAGGCCGGGTTCTTACCACTTCCAACCGCGCCGGCGGGGCGCTGGGCGGCATCTCCACCGGCATGCCCGTAGTGGCCCGCATCGCCGTCAAACCCACACCGTCCATCTCCCAGCCGCAGCGCAGTGTAGATTTGCAGACCATGAGCGTAACTGAACTGGCCATCAGCGGCAGGCACGACCCCTGTATTGTGCCGCGCGCCGTGGTGGTGACGGAAGCCGCCATGGCGGTGGTGCTATGCGACTTGGCTATGAGGGCAGGCAAACTGCCGGGGGTGTTGGCATGA
- the aroA gene encoding 3-phosphoshikimate 1-carboxyvinyltransferase, producing MPLTRLSKDWVNMKVSVSKSLVHGILDAPSSKSYTIRALMCAALSPGQSYIRRALSSDDTLAAAEVLQKIGTDVRQSAYGWRVSGGKLKAPDSELFCRDSAATFRFMIALSAVVPGTVRLVPGAGMAKRPVLPLIDALAQLNVKCRLDGSTVVVEGGSFSGGTVKMPGDVSSQFISALLLAAPLAPQGMHIELTTPLASRPYIDMTIECLKKFGIRVAASPDMADFKVARQDYRPADYTVEGDWSQASYLLALGALSGEVVVTNLNAESLQGDRVVLNLLQKMGTRLSVRRSSVMVQKSYLHGITADLTDCIDLLPTLAVLAAAAEGESHFSGIRSARLKESNRVEALKQELQKMGVRVREEENRLSIMGGRLRGAEIDSHADHRLAMAFGVLGTDVGDTTILGAESVEKTYPEFWKALASLGAKVESDVKQPG from the coding sequence ATGCCGCTGACAAGATTATCGAAAGACTGGGTGAATATGAAGGTTTCCGTCTCTAAAAGCCTGGTGCACGGCATTCTGGACGCGCCGTCATCCAAGAGCTACACCATCCGCGCGCTGATGTGCGCCGCTTTATCCCCCGGCCAGAGCTATATCCGCCGCGCCCTGTCGTCGGACGACACCCTGGCTGCCGCCGAGGTGCTGCAAAAAATAGGCACCGACGTGCGCCAGAGCGCCTACGGCTGGCGCGTCAGCGGCGGCAAACTCAAAGCCCCTGACTCCGAGCTTTTCTGCCGCGATTCCGCCGCCACCTTCCGCTTTATGATAGCGCTTTCGGCGGTAGTGCCGGGTACGGTTCGGTTGGTTCCCGGCGCCGGGATGGCTAAACGACCAGTGCTGCCGCTCATCGACGCCCTGGCCCAACTCAACGTCAAATGCCGTTTGGATGGCTCAACAGTAGTGGTCGAGGGCGGCTCCTTCAGCGGAGGCACGGTGAAAATGCCGGGCGATGTCAGCTCGCAATTCATCTCTGCGCTGCTGCTGGCGGCGCCGTTAGCGCCTCAGGGAATGCATATAGAGTTAACCACGCCGCTGGCTTCCAGACCCTATATCGACATGACCATCGAGTGCCTCAAGAAGTTCGGCATACGCGTCGCAGCGTCGCCGGATATGGCGGATTTCAAGGTTGCCCGGCAAGATTACCGCCCTGCCGATTACACTGTGGAGGGCGACTGGTCGCAGGCGTCCTATCTGCTGGCGCTGGGGGCGCTTTCCGGCGAAGTGGTGGTCACCAACCTCAACGCCGAGAGTTTGCAGGGAGACCGCGTGGTGCTCAACCTGCTTCAAAAGATGGGGACGCGCCTTTCTGTGCGGCGCAGCTCCGTTATGGTGCAAAAGTCTTATCTGCACGGCATAACAGCGGACCTGACAGACTGCATCGACCTGCTGCCCACGCTGGCGGTGCTGGCGGCGGCGGCCGAGGGCGAGAGCCATTTCAGCGGCATCAGAAGCGCGCGACTCAAGGAATCCAACCGCGTGGAGGCTTTAAAGCAGGAGCTGCAAAAAATGGGCGTCCGCGTACGCGAGGAGGAAAACCGCCTCTCAATTATGGGGGGGCGCCTCAGGGGAGCGGAGATAGACAGCCACGCCGACCACCGTCTGGCGATGGCCTTCGGCGTCCTGGGAACGGACGTCGGCGACACCACAATCCTGGGGGCGGAGAGCGTGGAGAAAACCTATCCCGAATTCTGGAAGGCGCTGGCTTCACTTGGCGCAAAGGTGGAAAGCGATGTCAAACAGCCTGGGTAA
- a CDS encoding shikimate dehydrogenase: MINATTRLCGVIGDPVSHTLSPAMHNAVMASLGLDYAYLAFRVKSTELGTAIQGMKALGIRGLNVTIPHKAAVVPLLDELDPLARDIGAVNTIVNDNGRLKGYNTDASGFLQSLLAASFNPQGKRIVLMGAGGAARAIGFALAQSGASITVLNRKIEMEQAVLLAQNLSRVAKSKVDALELDAANLKTALVKADLLVNATSVGMSPGAGDTPVPAHLLRSSLTVFDVVYAPLETRLLREAAARGCRVISGLEMLVRQGALAFELWTGKEAPLDMMRQAALVALTQGKDGKHSKKAKEPAKVKTSVALIGFMGAGKSSVGRALARKLKKTFVDVDKLIEKKAGKSIAHIFKEDGEPAFRELERVVTAEVARQAGQVIACGGGVVLNKSNTDALRKTAVLVYLKASEGAVRKRVSSAKGKRPLLANIKGAKSIEVLMAQRRPLYEQASDITLDTSRLGIEDAADKIIERLGEYEGFRL; the protein is encoded by the coding sequence ATGATAAACGCCACGACAAGATTGTGCGGCGTCATCGGCGACCCGGTGAGCCACACCCTTTCGCCTGCCATGCACAACGCCGTCATGGCCAGCCTCGGGCTGGACTACGCCTATCTAGCCTTCCGGGTGAAGAGCACGGAGCTTGGCACCGCCATACAGGGCATGAAGGCCCTAGGCATAAGGGGACTGAACGTCACTATTCCCCACAAAGCCGCCGTCGTGCCGCTCCTCGACGAGCTTGACCCGCTGGCCCGGGACATCGGTGCGGTCAACACCATCGTCAACGACAACGGCAGGCTCAAAGGCTATAATACAGATGCCAGTGGCTTTCTGCAGTCTTTGCTGGCAGCCAGCTTCAACCCGCAGGGCAAAAGAATTGTTCTGATGGGCGCGGGCGGTGCCGCCCGTGCCATCGGTTTCGCCCTGGCGCAGAGCGGAGCCTCTATCACAGTCCTAAACCGCAAGATAGAAATGGAACAGGCTGTCCTGCTGGCACAAAACCTGAGCCGGGTGGCCAAATCGAAAGTGGACGCCCTTGAACTTGATGCCGCTAACCTCAAGACCGCGCTAGTAAAGGCTGACCTGTTGGTCAATGCTACCAGCGTCGGCATGTCGCCCGGCGCCGGGGATACACCCGTTCCGGCTCACCTGCTCCGGTCCAGCCTGACCGTCTTCGATGTCGTCTATGCCCCGCTTGAGACGCGCTTGCTCCGGGAGGCCGCCGCTCGGGGCTGCCGGGTTATCAGCGGGCTGGAAATGCTGGTACGCCAGGGTGCTCTTGCATTCGAGTTGTGGACCGGCAAAGAGGCTCCGCTGGACATGATGCGGCAGGCCGCTCTGGTCGCCCTCACCCAGGGCAAGGATGGGAAACACAGCAAAAAGGCAAAGGAACCGGCTAAGGTCAAAACGAGCGTGGCGCTCATCGGATTCATGGGCGCCGGAAAGTCGTCCGTGGGCCGGGCGCTGGCCAGAAAGCTGAAAAAAACTTTCGTGGATGTAGACAAACTCATCGAGAAAAAAGCTGGCAAGAGCATCGCTCACATTTTCAAAGAAGACGGCGAGCCTGCCTTCCGGGAGCTGGAGCGGGTCGTAACCGCCGAGGTGGCGCGCCAGGCAGGACAGGTCATCGCCTGCGGCGGCGGCGTGGTACTCAACAAGTCCAATACGGATGCGCTGAGAAAAACAGCCGTTCTGGTATATCTTAAGGCTTCAGAGGGAGCCGTGCGCAAGCGGGTATCCTCCGCCAAGGGCAAGCGCCCCCTGCTGGCAAATATAAAGGGTGCAAAGTCCATCGAGGTTCTTATGGCGCAGCGCCGTCCCCTCTACGAGCAAGCGTCCGATATTACTCTGGACACATCCAGACTCGGTATCGAGGATGCCGCTGACAAGATTATCGAAAGACTGGGTGAATATGAAGGTTTCCGTCTCTAA
- a CDS encoding type I 3-dehydroquinate dehydratase, with product MDTPRICAVITNTDLDSIEKVEPLVDLFEVRIDIIGKSWRDVARVLKKPWIATNRLKAEGGLWEGSEEARRDELLRALNLGASIVDIELAAPDLDEMVPVIKKKAKCLISHHDTRRTPPPAELRRIIEDELAAGADICKLVTTARSFDDNANVIGMMSEFRPAEIVAFAMGQRGQMSRILCPLCGGAFTYAAINEGAQSASGQLTVSQLRSIYEMIHL from the coding sequence ATGGATACGCCACGCATTTGCGCCGTCATCACGAACACAGACCTTGACTCTATCGAAAAAGTAGAGCCGCTGGTCGACCTTTTCGAAGTCAGGATAGACATAATAGGCAAGTCGTGGCGGGATGTGGCACGGGTTTTGAAGAAGCCATGGATTGCTACCAATCGACTAAAGGCCGAGGGCGGTCTGTGGGAGGGCAGCGAGGAGGCGCGCCGGGACGAGTTGCTCAGAGCGCTCAATTTAGGAGCAAGCATAGTGGACATCGAGCTGGCCGCGCCCGACCTGGATGAAATGGTGCCCGTTATTAAAAAGAAAGCTAAATGTCTCATCTCTCACCACGACACGCGCCGCACGCCGCCCCCCGCGGAGTTGCGCCGCATTATCGAGGATGAACTGGCGGCGGGTGCCGATATCTGCAAGCTGGTGACCACCGCCCGCAGCTTCGACGATAACGCGAATGTCATAGGAATGATGAGCGAGTTCCGCCCCGCTGAGATAGTGGCTTTTGCCATGGGACAGCGCGGCCAGATGAGCCGCATCCTCTGCCCGCTTTGCGGAGGCGCTTTCACCTATGCAGCGATAAACGAGGGAGCGCAGTCAGCTTCCGGGCAGCTCACTGTCTCTCAGCTGCGGAGTATATATGAGATGATACACTTATGA
- the aroB gene encoding 3-dehydroquinate synthase: protein MHTLKVSPGAANYNVYIGSGALRDISSHLKHARMSNRLVLITNPFVFELHGYNLKEALAKDGFEVDVLTVPDGEEYKSLEAAGGLYDGLSAALVERRTPVLALGGGVIGDLAGFVAATYMRGMPLIQIPTTLLAQVDSSIGGKTAVNHGKLKNQIGVFYQPAAVFSDTAVLKTLAASQLSNGLAEVIKSAVIGDRLLFGLLERRMTELKYLDEKTLETAILRAAAVKARIVSRDERDRGLRNMLNFGHTVGHAIEAVTGFKVNHGTAVAVGMVTASRIACRMGLFPDRDLKRLMNIITAAGLPITMPELKIADVLEAIKHDKKVSGGRTKFILPVRIGQVIITDKVDLAMVAEALAE from the coding sequence ATGCACACGCTCAAGGTCTCGCCGGGCGCCGCAAACTATAATGTATATATCGGTTCAGGCGCTCTGCGGGACATTTCAAGTCACCTCAAACATGCGCGGATGAGTAACCGGTTGGTTCTCATCACCAACCCTTTCGTCTTCGAGTTGCACGGATATAACCTCAAGGAAGCGCTAGCCAAAGACGGCTTCGAGGTCGATGTGCTGACCGTCCCGGACGGCGAGGAGTACAAGTCGCTCGAGGCGGCCGGCGGTCTCTACGACGGGTTGAGCGCGGCACTCGTCGAGCGCAGGACTCCTGTGCTGGCGCTTGGCGGAGGCGTCATCGGCGACCTGGCAGGATTCGTGGCCGCCACCTACATGCGCGGGATGCCCCTCATACAAATTCCCACCACCCTGCTGGCACAGGTGGACAGCTCCATCGGGGGCAAGACAGCCGTCAACCACGGCAAACTCAAGAACCAGATAGGCGTCTTCTACCAGCCGGCGGCCGTTTTCAGCGACACCGCCGTGCTCAAAACACTGGCCGCGAGCCAGTTATCCAACGGCCTGGCCGAGGTCATAAAGAGCGCCGTCATCGGCGACAGGTTGCTTTTCGGGTTGCTCGAACGCAGGATGACAGAGCTTAAGTATCTCGATGAAAAAACGCTGGAAACAGCTATCCTGCGCGCCGCAGCTGTCAAGGCGCGCATCGTGAGCCGCGACGAGCGCGACAGGGGACTGCGTAACATGCTCAACTTCGGCCACACGGTGGGACACGCTATCGAGGCGGTCACCGGCTTCAAGGTGAACCACGGCACGGCTGTAGCCGTAGGCATGGTGACGGCTAGCCGCATAGCCTGCCGCATGGGTTTATTCCCTGACCGTGACTTGAAGCGTTTGATGAATATCATCACCGCTGCTGGCTTACCTATCACTATGCCGGAACTCAAAATTGCCGACGTGCTGGAGGCCATCAAGCACGACAAAAAAGTGTCGGGAGGCAGGACGAAATTCATCCTTCCCGTGCGCATCGGGCAGGTCATCATAACGGATAAAGTGGATCTCGCCATGGTGGCCGAGGCGTTGGCAGAGTAA